Proteins encoded within one genomic window of Hevea brasiliensis isolate MT/VB/25A 57/8 chromosome 8, ASM3005281v1, whole genome shotgun sequence:
- the LOC110647064 gene encoding uncharacterized protein LOC110647064: MKFINFLTLAFDLLSNEGLKQIYDMKLTRFYALELLQSISKEISAIPDLEIAKKGVDLAFFNAIEHGIIEIVIEIIKANPSFLACRYDFQKSTIHAAIRFRQEKVFNLIYAAGKWKYLMISGYDEYSNNILHLAAMLAPPNRLAHISGVALQMQKEIQWYKEVESIVYPALKQYVNEHGETPSQLFTNSHKQLMEEAEKWIKGIAKSCSVVGALIITIMFTAAFTVPGGNIQDSGYPIFLHKKAFKVFVTADAISLFAASTSVLMFLGVLTSRYAEGDFLKSLPKKLIIGLSTLFFSIAAMMIAFCATLIIMLDGDLKLVIPTILLASVPVTVFIFLQFPLLVEIFVSTYRPGMFDRKIKNLFQKDPISA, from the exons GCAAATTTATGATATGAAGTTGACCCGCTTCTATGCTCTGGAACTTTTACAAAGTATATCTAAAGAAATTTCTGCTATACCTGATTTGGAAATCGCCAAAAAAGGAGTAGATTTGGCTTTCTTTAATGCCATTGAGCATGGAATAAttgaaatagttattgagataatcaaagccaatccTTCCTTTTTGGCATGTCGATATGATTTCCAAAAGAGCACCATTCATGCTGCCATACGTTTTCGACAAGAAAAGGTTTTCAACCTTATATATGCGGCTGGTAAATGGAAGTATTTGATGATTTCTGGGTACGATGAGTACAGCAATAACATATTACAtcttgctgccatgttagcaccCCCTAATCGGTTAGCTCATATATCAGGTGTAGCTTTGCAAATGCAAAAAGAGATACAATGGTACAAG GAAGTGGAAAGCATTGTATACCCTGCACTCAAACAATACGTCAACGAACATGGTGAAACACCAAGCCAATTGTTTACTAATAGCCATAAGCAGTTGATGGAAGAAGCAGAGAAATGGATAAAGGGAATTGCAAAATCCTGTTCTGTTGTAGGTGCTCTTATCATTACAATTATGTTTACAGCTGCATTTACTGTCCCTGGAGGTAATATTCAAGATAGTGGCTAtccaatatttttacataaaaaggCATTCAAGGTTTTCGTAACAGCTGATGCAATTTCCTTATTTGCGGCCTCTACTTCTGTATTAATGTTTTTAGGAGTCTTAACTTCACGTTATGCAGAAGGGGATTTCCTCAAGTCATTGCCTAAAAAGTTAATCATTGGTCTTTCCACCCTTTTCTTCTCTATTGCAGCCATGATGATAGCCTTTTGTGCTACTCTTATAATAATGCTTGATGGAGATCTAAAGCTTGTCATTCCTACTATTTTGTTGGCTAGTGTTCCAGTTACAGTTTTCATATTTTTGCAGTTTCCTCTCCTTGTTGAGATTTTCGTATCCACGTATAGACCAGGCATGTTTGATAGAAAAATAAAGAATCTGTTCCAAAAAGATCCTATCTCTGCATAG